A window of Physeter macrocephalus isolate SW-GA unplaced genomic scaffold, ASM283717v5 random_1562, whole genome shotgun sequence genomic DNA:
CTCCTGAGTGCTCAGCCTGGGGCAGAAGAGCATTGCTCCATCCCTGTACCTCAAACCCCCGCAGTCTCCCCAGGGTCATCATGTCATTACAGCGCTTGGGTACGAAGCACATGACCTCCACAGCTTGCTGGGACACAAGTGAAAAGAAGAGCACTGTCATCATTGGGAAAGAGGCGTCTTCAGACCATGTTTCTATCGCCAACCAGCCTTCCCCTTCACCACccatggagctggaggaacccgGGAGACTAAGAAGATGAGGTGCGTGTGGTGTGTCCTATGAGATCTGGGAGTACTCACCTCCAGCTCTTCAGTATCCATCCCAGCTCTACTATAATACTTGAGAAAATCctaagacacagagaagaaatgcTCAGGGAGGTTATGAGAACATCCTCAAAAGCCCTCACATCCTCCCCTGAGGACACAGGTGAGGGCCCCCCCGGAAGTCTGGGTGGGGAGCCTGAGGAACCCTGGGGAGACGAATGAGGAAAGGGCCATCCCAACCAGCTGTGCCCCCAGGGAACAGGTGGCCCTGACCTTGAGCAGCAGCTGGTATTTCATGATCCTCTGCACTGGTTTGATGAGGAGGTCGTTGAGCTGCAGGCGGTGGCCCAGCTGCTGCCGGAGCTCCTGGGGACAGGGACAGACGGGGTGGTTTTGCAGCCTGGAAAGCCTGCTCATGCTGATGATTCTGTCCCCCTTTCCCCAAGGTATCTCAGCCACTGACCTCAAAATAGCTGTCCCCAAATTCTGACACCACATGCTCTGACTTGGGCTTATTCTGACAGTACACCACGTACATATGCAGGCGGCGCTCCTAACAGGAGTAAAATTCAAGAAAGAGTAGGGTGAGTGAGGAGAGAGGGCACATCTCCAGAAAGTCCTGACCCACTcccaagcccctcccctcctggacCCCACTCTCTCAAGCCTCACATGTTTGATGAATAGCTGAGCCAGCCAATCAGGATCCTTCAAACACCGCTGTAACTCCTGCAGGAAATAGCTGGAGGGGTAGGGAGGGAAAAGGCTGGTCAAATACCCCTACTCCAAGCAACTCAGAGCTGTCTGCCCTGGTAGTGTTCCCCACGAAGTCTCTCCAAACCTTCCTCAGGCAACAGTGGGCCCGTGGGTAGGATACAGAGACCACCAGACATATGCCCCTTGCCCTCGCTCTCAGGGATCCATCACTCACTCTCGATGCCACTCGTAGATTTGCTGGATGTTCCCAAACACAATCCTGTCACGACCTCGAAGATTCTCGGGTACCCCCTGAGCAGCCATGGTGGCCATGTAACCCTGTGGGAAGGTTGGGTGGGAACATGAGTGTGTGGAACCAGTCCTGGTGGGAACCTCCCCTCCCCAAGAAATCCAGGATGTAGGGGAGACTGGGAAGGTGGGACAGAGGAGCAACAAGGCATCTCCTAACATTAGccctggggagaggaaaagggctgggccagggctgggaagggacaagggagctACCTCTACAATCTGCCCCAAGTCGTCCACGtacattttctctgtctctaccAGTTCACTCAGGACGTACCTGGGAAGAGAACAGGTTTAGCCACTTCCTCCCTCCTGGACCAGAAGCCCCTTCATTACCACAGCCAACCTCAGGGGAAATTCCAAGTCTCAAATCTAAAATGTGAGAGACAATCCTCTGGAAGTTGTGCAGCTGCGGGGGTCAGGGATAGAGAGTGTGTGGATGCTTACATACTCCTTTCCAGAGCCTTCTTCTGGTCCTCTTCATTCTCAGGGGCTTGGGACAAAGTCTCCTCTTCAGGTGGCTGTAAGGAAGAACATCCCAGAGTAAGCAAAGGGATGCCTCTTGGGTGAGGGGAGCCACGCCAGACTCATTTCTTCATACCTGCGTCTTATCCCCAGGGCCCCCCAACAATGTGGTCAGCAGGGTCAGTTCTGGCAGCTCCTCTCCTGTGGCTAAAGCTGGTTCCAGCATccagttctgggggccagaggTCAAGTCTCAAAGGTCAGGGACAGTAGCTGTGTCTCCCCAGTGACCAGTGGCCCCCTCAACCTGCCCTCTCCCAGCACCCTTCATGGATGTCCTACATGCTTCTCCGGTGCTCCCTTCTCACCTCATATGGTCCAGCCTGGCcaccttctgcctcagtttccacaccgAGACAATGTTTAGAATGATCCAACCATCTTCTCAGGCCACTGACTGGCCCTGGGGGTCCCGGGGAACAGGGGCCAGAGCTGAGGCCAGAGCTGGGGCCAGAGGGAGCAGCCAGACCCGAGGCAGCTGAAGCCGAGATACTCCCCTCACTGCCGGCAATGGAATAGGATTCTaagggggtggggtagggcgAGAAAGGGGGTGATAAATTTTGCTTCAGCTCCAGATTCAGGGTCCCTAGGGAGCTCCCAGAGTCTCTGCTCTGTGATGCTCAGCTCCTCTCCCTCAGGGCTCACTTTCTTGCCATCCTCATTGGAGTTGGCCAGGAGAGAAAAATTTCACCAGGACACCCTTGGGAGGAAGGACAGAAAACACCTGGCTCCCTAGGCCTGGAACCCCCAGTTACATGTGGGGGTTCCCCCATATCTGAGCATGGCACCAATATGGGGGTGAGGGCAGCCATCTGGGAAGACACTGGAAACTGGTGGTGGCCATCTGCTCTCTTACAACCCTCCCCCTTGCAATGGGTACAGACCATTGTCTGAGAAGGGCGGGAGGTCGGGGGGCGGGTAGAAAAAGAGCTTAAGAGCCCATCTGCCACCCCCAGACCCCTCCTCCACCAAGTGCAGCAGtcactataaaaagaaaagacttctgCAGCCCACCTTCCCAGCACATGCACAAACCCAATAGAGGGGGCAAGTGAGGAGAGCTCATCGGTGTTATCCTTGGCCTGGGCTCAGGGACAGAGGAGCTGTGATTTGGGAAAAAGCCCCTGGTAGACCCCCCTCATCCCTCATTCCTCCATCCCCCTGTCCCTCTTCAGATCTGAAGTAGCTTCTCGGCAAAAGGATTTGAGGGAAGATGTGGTCTAGGGATAAGGGGATTGTGGATGGGTTTTTCTCATACCCAGTTGAGAGGagtcccctgccccttccccaattTCCTTAACTTTAACTGTTAGAAATTTGAAGGCAAGAGGGGATCTTAGAGATCATCTATTAGGTCACTTTCCTGGAAAACACAGGTATAGCCTCCAGCCTCTAAATCCCTAGGGCCGGGACAGACACAAGTCCTGAACCCTCAGCCCGCCCCCCACTCAACACTGGGCCCTCGCGACCTTACACTCACCACGTCCCCCCCGGGCGAAGCAGCAGCCGCATTTTGCCAGCACTTTTCGGATCACGCGGGGACAGGCACAGCGACCCCCCTTTTGCCCCCCCCGCATGGCGCCCGGGcccccccgcaccccccaccCGGGCGGGCCATGCAGGGGGAATCACGGGGGGCGGGGACGGCGCAGGGCGCACAcccccctccctcctaccccgctccaggctgggggaggggggggagggagggaatggaagGGGGGTGTCCAGGGGTAGGCGGAAGTCTGGTCTGGAAAAGGGCTGGGGACTCTGCAGAGAGGGCGGCGCGGGGCCGGGCCGCCGAGCTGGGCGGGGAGGGTTTCCGGAACCCAGTCGGTGCGGGGCCCAGGGTCCAGATGTCCAGCGGGAAGGGGAGGgatggtggaggaggctgggccgGGATGCGGCAGCCGCTCCAGCTCCGTCTCCGGCCTCCCGGATTGGGGGTGGTTCTAGGCCCGGGCAGGGGAGGAGGCGGGGGCCGACTCCCCGAGTCACTGGCGCTGCGCGGGTCCCCGCCGAGCGGCGAGCAGAATAACAGGCCCCGCCGCCGGGTCGCCGCGGGGAGGGGCCTCTGCGGCCCAGCTCCGCCTTCTCCCTCGCTTTCCCCCTTCAGCCAGTGCCGGGTTCCCGccccaattccccctcccccaggcaccaCCTTGTTCCCACTCCAAGTCCCCAGCGCCTCCGCCCCTCCCTCTCTAGCCAgggttccccctccctcccccatctccggCTCCGACTGCGGAGCACTGGGGTGGGGGTTAAGCCCGGCGGCGGGGTCTGCTAGGGTCGCCCCTCGGCCTCTGCGGCGGAGAAGGGCGCGGTGGATGGGGCCTTAGCCTGTGCGAAGAGGTCCTGGGGTTGGGACTGTCTCTAGCCGCGCAGGGGTGGACAAGGTCCCCCAGTAGGGGGTGCGTGAATGGGAAGCTCTTTGTGGGGAACACAGCCCGGGTGACGCCCTCTCGCCGGACCCTTCTTTCCTCCAGGCCCCGGGACTCCAAGCTGAGGCTAATCACCAATTAAGGAGAAGTCCTGGAGACTCGGCTGGCgaggggccaggggtggggcgCGGGGACACTACGCCAGCGGGGGCTCGGGACCCGCTGAGGTGGGGGACACACAGCAGGCTAGAGGGCGAGAAGAAGCGTGGAGGTCTCAGCGTCTATATGGGTCTCATGCAAATTAGATGCGAACCTTTATACTAATACGAGCAGCATATTTTTTAATTCGCCACTTTGCGCAGGATGGCAAActgtgccccaccccacccctagctTCTTACCGGGCAGCGGAGCCCAGGCGGGGACCTCGCGTTCGCGCTCCCCTCTCTGATTCCCCTCCATACAGTTAGATTCTGGCTCGGTCCCCCCCAGCCCTAGGGGGCTTCTCTTCGGGGGCTGCGGGGACAGAGTGATCGTAAGAAACCCGCCCTCCACGCCCAGCCTAGACCTCCcgcttccccttctccctcctgtcaaaatccactttgttataaaaggGTCTTCGCCaaggctggggtggagggagcagTTTACCCAAGAACGTGCCTATGATCCTCTTAATGGAACTTTTGGATTCCTGCGACTACCCCGAAGAATTCTCGATGGCGGGTAAATTGAGTTGTGGGGTGCAGCCATCCTGAAGCCCCCTAAAGACCCCCGACCCCACCGTGGTCCCCCTTTCTTACCCCCTCCTGCCCGGGTAGGGCGCATGCGCGCAGCATGCCCCCCATGACCCCCAGTATCCGGTCAGTGCGGCCAGGGGCGGGGCGGTCCGGGGGCTTCATGCTGGACCCCTACCCTCCTCCAAGTTTCAGAGAGCCGAGGGGGCACGGAAGCTGGGGGGCTCTGAGGCCAGCGTGCGTCCGGGGAGTTGCCGCCGCGGAATCCGCCCCCTGCCCGGCTccgcccccactcccaccccagccaaACTTTTCAAAAGGGGTAGGGTTGTTCCATTCTCTGCAACCGTAGTTCAGCAACAAACAAACCCCTCTTAATCCTGACTCCGCTGTCGAAGCACGATCCAAGGCTTCGCAGTTTTATCTTGGAGCCCACTAAGTACATGCCGTTTTCCCAGGCCCTCTGGAGGCAGAGAGCCTGGGGAGGCGCCCAGGGAGTTCCCGATCAccacccccttctccctctcaGCAGGTCCAGCTCCtcatcccaccccccatcccccaccccggcCCACAGAACAGAACGGGTGTGGCATGGAGagttgcatattttattttatttttattaaattaaaagctACAGTCTGGCGGCGATTCCAGAACAGGGTAAGGAGGCTCCTTCTAGGGGGCAGAGAAGAGTGGGAGAAAGACTgacaaagacagagacacaggagAGAAAGGACAAGGTTAAGGGAGAAGGGGAACTGTTTCTGAAGAACACACGCGGCCGGCTCTACGGGGGCTCAAAGCAGCCTGACCCCCCTCCCCGCGCAGAAATTCAGCAGTGGAGCAGtatgggggggcggggcggaTCAAGagaccctctcctccccacccaggtCCTTTCTCAGCTTAGTCACTGGAGCACATCACAAACCAGAAAAAGCCAAGGGCAATGGAGGGGGCAGGAAGACTGGGAGTATGTacatggggaggaggggagcagagCCTGGGACATCAGACtctgccagaagggagtggctcaCACTGCACTGAAGCACTCAGCCTGTGGGGGACTGGGGAAGGGATCGCCCCTCCTTCTCTGAACCCCTTCCCCAGTCAGACAGTCCCCTACTTGAGTGATGAGGGGAGCAGAGGGAGAGACAACAGAGGCTCCCACTGGGTCCTACTGAAGGAGAACAGCAGCGGCCTCCCAAAGGGGATGTCCTTCAGTCATCGGTGATGCCCTTGGCTCTCAGCTCCTCTTGCACCCGGGTCAGGTAGGTGGGGTCCGGGTACCCAAACCTGGGAGCAAAGAGAAATGAGGGTCAGGGTTAGCCGCTCAGGCTTACTCACATTACCCCCAGGCTCACCCTCCTTCTGGTGCCCCATTCtagcccctccccaccttccctaaGATTATCCAAACCCAAGATAACTGAGCCCAATTCTGCTTATTTTTGTAGGTTAAGCTGGGCACATTAGGACCAGGATGACTATAGGAGAAACTGGGGTAGGCAAGATGGTTGAATAGTTTGGGGGTGGTCCTCTCCAGTTAGGAGGCTCCcagagagaaatggggagaaggggtggagccaaggggagggaagaaggcGTTTCGCACAGCTGTGGTCCCCCTGTGCAGCTGGTCTTGTGGTGGATGTCGTTCCAGGTGATGACATTTGGTCTCCCTGTGGTCATGGACGTGCCGATAGTGAAGGTGAGACGCTGGTCAAATGCCTTGCGGAACAGGGTCAGCACCTTGTTGCCCTCAGGGCAGTCCGGGAGGTAGGCCACCCGTGTGGTGCCAGGATACCGAACTCCAGGGTTTGGGTGTtcagcctggggcaggggagacagAGTGGCAGTGAGCAGCTGGGCATCTTAAGGGTCATCCTGGCCAGCCTTCTGGCTGTACACCCCCAGCTAATGCTGATGGGGCAGCGACAGCCTTCCAGGGAAGGAGCAACTCTG
This region includes:
- the ARHGEF25 gene encoding rho guanine nucleotide exchange factor 25 isoform X1; protein product: MKPPDRPAPGRTDRILGVMGGMLRACALPGQEGPPKRSPLGLGGTEPESNCMEGNQRGEREREVPAWAPLPESYSIAGSEGSISASAASGLAAPSGPSSGLSSGPCSPGPPGPVSGLRRWLDHSKHCLGVETEAEGGQAGPYENWMLEPALATGEELPELTLLTTLLGGPGDKTQPPEEETLSQAPENEEDQKKALERSMYVLSELVETEKMYVDDLGQIVEGYMATMAAQGVPENLRGRDRIVFGNIQQIYEWHRDYFLQELQRCLKDPDWLAQLFIKHERRLHMYVVYCQNKPKSEHVVSEFGDSYFEELRQQLGHRLQLNDLLIKPVQRIMKYQLLLKDFLKYYSRAGMDTEELEQAVEVMCFVPKRCNDMMTLGRLRGFEVQGWSNALLPQAEHSGDPYRELCSPGADRRRLVGSVRGRREEQRVAPFLLLFFSKATLLWFQGKLTAQGKLLGQDTFWVTEPEAGGLLSSRGRERHVFLFEQIIIFSEALGGGVRGGTQPGYVYKSSIKVSCLGLEGNLQGDPCRFALTSRGPEGGIQRYVLQTADPAVSQAWIKQVAQILESQRDFLNALQSPIEYQRRESQTNSLGRPGGPGVGSPGRIRPGDRAQVSTHTPINGSLPSLLLLPKGQVARVPLSLDTQASSDIPQAPHDSPPVPPIPNAPPCQARLAKLDEDEL
- the ARHGEF25 gene encoding rho guanine nucleotide exchange factor 25 isoform X2: MKPPDRPAPGRTDRILGVMGGMLRACALPGQEGPPKRSPLGLGGTEPESNCMEGNQRGEREREVPAWAPLPESYSIAGSEGSISASAASGLAAPSGPSSGLSSGPCSPGPPGPVSGLRRWLDHSKHCLGVETEAEGGQAGPYENWMLEPALATGEELPELTLLTTLLGGPGDKTQPPEEETLSQAPENEEDQKKALERSMYVLSELVETEKMYVDDLGQIVEGYMATMAAQGVPENLRGRDRIVFGNIQQIYEWHRDYFLQELQRCLKDPDWLAQLFIKHERRLHMYVVYCQNKPKSEHVVSEFGDSYFEELRQQLGHRLQLNDLLIKPVQRIMKYQLLLKDFLKYYSRAGMDTEELEQAVEVMCFVPKRCNDMMTLGRLRGFEGKLTAQGKLLGQDTFWVTEPEAGGLLSSRGRERHVFLFEQIIIFSEALGGGVRGGTQPGYVYKSSIKVSCLGLEGNLQGDPCRFALTSRGPEGGIQRYVLQTADPAVSQAWIKQVAQILESQRDFLNALQSPIEYQRRESQTNSLGRPGGPGVGSPGRIRPGDRAQVSTHTPINGSLPSLLLLPKGQVARVPLSLDTQASSDIPQAPHDSPPVPPIPNAPPCQARLAKLDEDEL
- the ARHGEF25 gene encoding rho guanine nucleotide exchange factor 25 isoform X6 — translated: MKPPDRPAPGRTDRILGVMGGMLRACALPGQEGPPEEETLSQAPENEEDQKKALERSMYVLSELVETEKMYVDDLGQIVEGYMATMAAQGVPENLRGRDRIVFGNIQQIYEWHRDYFLQELQRCLKDPDWLAQLFIKHERRLHMYVVYCQNKPKSEHVVSEFGDSYFEELRQQLGHRLQLNDLLIKPVQRIMKYQLLLKDFLKYYSRAGMDTEELEQAVEVMCFVPKRCNDMMTLGRLRGFEGKLTAQGKLLGQDTFWVTEPEAGGLLSSRGRERHVFLFEQIIIFSEALGGGVRGGTQPGYVYKSSIKVSCLGLEGNLQGDPCRFALTSRGPEGGIQRYVLQTADPAVSQAWIKQVAQILESQRDFLNALQSPIEYQRRESQTNSLGRPGGPGVGSPGRIRPGDRAQVSTHTPINGSLPSLLLLPKGQVARVPLSLDTQASSDIPQAPHDSPPVPPIPNAPPCQARLAKLDEDEL
- the ARHGEF25 gene encoding rho guanine nucleotide exchange factor 25 isoform X3; translation: MKPPDRPAPGRTDRILGVMGGMLRACALPGQEGPPKRSPLGLGGTEPESNCMEGNQRGEREREVPAWAPLPESYSIAGSEGSISASAASGLAAPSGPSSGLSSGPCSPGPPGPVSGLRRWLDHSKHCLGVETEAEGGQAGPYEPPEEETLSQAPENEEDQKKALERSMYVLSELVETEKMYVDDLGQIVEGYMATMAAQGVPENLRGRDRIVFGNIQQIYEWHRDYFLQELQRCLKDPDWLAQLFIKHERRLHMYVVYCQNKPKSEHVVSEFGDSYFEELRQQLGHRLQLNDLLIKPVQRIMKYQLLLKDFLKYYSRAGMDTEELEQAVEVMCFVPKRCNDMMTLGRLRGFEGKLTAQGKLLGQDTFWVTEPEAGGLLSSRGRERHVFLFEQIIIFSEALGGGVRGGTQPGYVYKSSIKVSCLGLEGNLQGDPCRFALTSRGPEGGIQRYVLQTADPAVSQAWIKQVAQILESQRDFLNALQSPIEYQRRESQTNSLGRPGGPGVGSPGRIRPGDRAQVSTHTPINGSLPSLLLLPKGQVARVPLSLDTQASSDIPQAPHDSPPVPPIPNAPPCQARLAKLDEDEL
- the ARHGEF25 gene encoding rho guanine nucleotide exchange factor 25 isoform X4 — encoded protein: MKPPDRPAPGRTDRILGVMGGMLRACALPGQEGPPKRSPLGLGGTEPESNCMEGNQRGEREREVPAWAPLPESYSIAGSEGSISASAASGLAAPSGPSSGLSSGPCSPGPPGPVSGLRRWLDHSKHCLGVETEAEGGQAGPYENWMLEPALATGEELPELTLLTTLLGGPGDKTQPPEEETLSQAPENEEDQKKALERSMYVLSELVETEKMYVDDLGQIVEGYMATMAAQGVPENLRGRDRIVFGNIQQIYEWHRDYFLQELQRCLKDPDWLAQLFIKHERRLHMYVVYCQNKPKSEHVVSEFGDSYFEELRQQLGHRLQLNDLLIKPVQRIMKYQLLLKDFLKYYSRAGMDTEELEQAVEVMCFVPKRCNDMMTLGRLRGFEGKLTAQGKLLGQDTFWVTEPEAGGLLSSRGRERHVFLFEQIIIFSEALGGGVRGGTQPGYVYKSSIKVSCLGLEGNLQGDPCRFALTSRGPEGGIQRYVLQTADPAVSQAWIKQVAQILESQRDFLNALQSPIEYQRRESQTNSLGRPGGPGVGSPGRIRPGDRAQASSDIPQAPHDSPPVPPIPNAPPCQARLAKLDEDEL
- the ARHGEF25 gene encoding rho guanine nucleotide exchange factor 25 isoform X5, producing MRGGQKGGRCACPRVIRKVLAKCGCCFARGGRESYSIAGSEGSISASAASGLAAPSGPSSGLSSGPCSPGPPGPVSGLRRWLDHSKHCLGVETEAEGGQAGPYENWMLEPALATGEELPELTLLTTLLGGPGDKTQPPEEETLSQAPENEEDQKKALERSMYVLSELVETEKMYVDDLGQIVEGYMATMAAQGVPENLRGRDRIVFGNIQQIYEWHRDYFLQELQRCLKDPDWLAQLFIKHERRLHMYVVYCQNKPKSEHVVSEFGDSYFEELRQQLGHRLQLNDLLIKPVQRIMKYQLLLKDFLKYYSRAGMDTEELEQAVEVMCFVPKRCNDMMTLGRLRGFEGKLTAQGKLLGQDTFWVTEPEAGGLLSSRGRERHVFLFEQIIIFSEALGGGVRGGTQPGYVYKSSIKVSCLGLEGNLQGDPCRFALTSRGPEGGIQRYVLQTADPAVSQAWIKQVAQILESQRDFLNALQSPIEYQRRESQTNSLGRPGGPGVGSPGRIRPGDRAQVSTHTPINGSLPSLLLLPKGQVARVPLSLDTQASSDIPQAPHDSPPVPPIPNAPPCQARLAKLDEDEL